A region of Myxococcus stipitatus DSM 14675 DNA encodes the following proteins:
- a CDS encoding lipoprotein: protein MSPRASSALSPVARLLAAALLLGGCTKEETPPEAMGTAEERTLQKLRQEVDRVNQGGRPAMGPEAARGAPNEQLAGLAAGLDEAVPQKLSVPAPNETVHVDTVAVKLTALESSHSVKGSGKMGVTTEDLFLRVQLITQNVGPKPVALDLDSAKVVDAKGASYPLARDAQALAGTRPLRRTWALEERSDVVLLFELPPPVLREGALHLVLQGTGGEVRIPLR, encoded by the coding sequence TGTCGCCGGTGGCGCGACTCCTGGCTGCGGCCCTCCTGTTGGGGGGCTGCACGAAGGAGGAGACTCCACCCGAGGCGATGGGTACGGCGGAGGAGCGCACCCTCCAGAAGCTGCGGCAGGAAGTGGACCGGGTGAACCAAGGTGGTCGCCCGGCCATGGGCCCCGAGGCGGCTCGCGGTGCGCCGAACGAGCAGCTCGCGGGGCTGGCCGCGGGACTGGATGAGGCGGTGCCGCAGAAGCTGAGCGTGCCCGCGCCCAACGAGACGGTGCATGTGGACACGGTGGCGGTGAAGCTCACCGCGCTGGAGTCATCGCACTCGGTGAAGGGCTCGGGGAAGATGGGCGTGACGACGGAGGACTTGTTCCTCCGTGTGCAGCTCATCACGCAGAACGTGGGCCCCAAGCCCGTGGCGTTGGACCTGGATTCAGCGAAGGTGGTGGACGCGAAAGGTGCGTCGTATCCCCTGGCGAGAGATGCCCAGGCGCTGGCGGGAACGCGGCCCTTGCGGCGTACATGGGCGCTCGAGGAGCGGTCTGACGTCGTCCTCTTGTTCGAGCTTCCTCCGCCGGTCCTGCGGGAAGGTGCCTTGCACCTGGTCCTGCAAGGGACGGGGGGAGAGGTGCGGATCCCCCTGCGATGA